A genomic window from Populus nigra chromosome 7, ddPopNigr1.1, whole genome shotgun sequence includes:
- the LOC133699851 gene encoding guanine nucleotide-binding protein subunit beta-2-like, with product MSVSELKERHVAATETVNSLRERLKQKRLLLLDTDMARYARAQERSPVSFGPTDLVCCRTLQGHTGKVYSLDWTPERNRIVSASQDGRLIVWNALTSQKTHAIKLPCAWVMTCAFSPTGQSVACGGLDSVCSIFNLNSPTDKDGNLPVSRMLSGHKGYVSSCQYVPDEDTHLITSSGDQTCVLWDITTGIRTSVFGGEFQSGHTADVLSVSINGSNSRMFVSGSCDSTARLWDTRVASRAVRAFHGHEGDVNAVKFFPDGNRFGTGSDDGTCRLFDIRTGHQLQVYDHQHGDNEIPHVISIAFSISGRLLFAGYSNGDCYVWDTLLAEAVLNLGSLQNSHEGRISCLGLSADGSALCTGSWDTNLKIWAFGGHRQVI from the exons ATGTCTGTTTCGGAGCTAAAGGAGCGCCATGTGGCGGCGACTGAGACGGTGAATTCTTTGAGAGAACGATTGAAGCAGAAACGCCTTCTTTTACTTGATACAGATA TGGCGAGATACGCAAGGGCGCAAGAGAGGAGTCCGGTGAGTTTTGGGCCCACCGATCTGGTTTGTTGCAGGACTCTTCAAGGACACACTGGCAAG GTATattcgttggattggacccctGAAAGGAATAGAATAGTAAGTGCTTCTCAAGATGGGCGATTAATAGTGTGGAATGCTCTAACAAGTCAGAAAACTCATGCCATAAAGCTACCTTGTGCGTGGGTGATGACATGTGCTTTCTCTCCTACCGGACAATCTGTTGCTTGTGGTGGTCTTGATAGTGTTTGCTCAATTTTTAACCTGAATTCACCAACTGATAAGGATGGGAATCTACCTGTATCGAGAATGCTTAGCGGGCATAAGGGCTATGTATCATCCTGTCAGTATGTTCCAGATGAGGATACCCACCTGATAACAAGTTCTGGCGACCAGACGTGTGTTTTGTGGGATATTACAACGGGCATTAGAACTTCCGTGTTCGGAGGAGAATTTCAGTCTGGACATACTGCTGATGTGCTAAG TGTCTCAATTAATGGATCAAACTCTAGAATGTTTGTATCTGGTTCCTGTGATTCAACTGCCCGGTTATGGGACACCCGAGTTGCAAGTAGAGCAGTGCGCGCATTTCATGGGCATGAAGGAGATGTCAATGCTGTAAAGTTCTTTCCTGATGGTAATAGATTTGGAACAGGCTCGGATGATGGCACTTGCAGGTTATTTGATATCAGGACTGGGCACCAGCTCCAAGTTTACGATCACCAGCATGGTGATAATGAGATCCCACATGTAATCTCCATTGCATTTTCAATATCAGGAAGACTCCTCTTTGCGGGATACTCAAATGGTGACTGTTATGTTTGGGACACTTTATTGGCAGAG GCTGTTTTGAACTTGGGATCTTTGCAGAACTCACACGAGGGCCGGATAAGCTGTTTGGGTTTGTCAGCTGATGGAAGTGCCTTGTGTACAGGAAGTTGGGATACAAATCTAAAG aTTTGGGCTTTTGGAGGGCACAGGCAGGTAATCTGA
- the LOC133699852 gene encoding LOW QUALITY PROTEIN: putative proline-rich receptor-like protein kinase PERK6 (The sequence of the model RefSeq protein was modified relative to this genomic sequence to represent the inferred CDS: deleted 1 base in 1 codon) translates to MSSSEMSSNYSGSHSSSGLPPSHPSLTLGFTKSSFSYGELAAATAGFSQANLLGQGGFGYVHKGVLPNGKEIAVKSLKTGSGQGDREFQAEVEIISRVHHRHLVSLVGYCIEGGQRLLVYEFVPNSTLEFHLHGKGHPTMGWPTRLKIALDRPEDLHTCMKTVSHPRIIHRDIKAANILLDNSFEAMVADFGLAKLSSDNYTHVSTRIMGTFGYLAPEYASSGKLTDKSDVFSFGVMLLELITGRRPVDLSGDMDDSLVDWARPLCAKALEDGNYDELVDPALEGNYDLQEMACMVACAGASVSHSAKRRPKMSRIVRALEGEVSLEEGRKAGLIFSSASSSDYDHSSYSTDMRRFRRTALDSNDYVSSEFGHTSEYGLNPSSSSSEEMSQMTKSRAGSHRRSP, encoded by the exons ATGTCAAGTAGTGAAATGAGTTCCAATTACTCCGGCTCACACAGTTCGTCAGGATTGCCTCCATCACACCCGTCCTTGACTCTTGGGTTCACCAAGAGCAGCTTCAGCTACGGTGAATTAGCAGCAGCAACTGCAGGATTTTCTCAAGCTAATCTACTAGGCCAGGGAGGTTTTGGTTATGTGCATAAAGGGGTGTTGCCTAATGGCAAGGAAATTGCAGTTAAGAGTCTCAAAACTGGTAGTGGACAAGGAGATCGAGAATTTCAGGCTGAGGTTGAGATTATTAGCCGCGTCCATCATCGCCACCTCGTGTCCCTTGTTGGTTATTGCATTGAAGGAGGTCAAAGGTTGTTGGTTTATGAGTTCGTCCCCAATTCCACCCTTGAATTTCACCTTCATG GTAAGGGTCATCCGACCATGGGCTGGCCTACTAGGCTCAAAATTGCGCTG GATCGGCCAGAGGACTTGCATACTTGCATGAAGACTGTAA GCCACCCACGCATTATCCACAGGGACATTAAAGCAGCAAATATTCTGCTTGACAACAGTTTCGAAGCTATG GTGGCAGATTTTGGTTTGGCTAAGCTATCTTCAGACAACTATACTCATGTATCTACTCGAATAATGGGAACATTCGG GTACTTGGCTCCAGAGTATGCTTCGAGCGGCAAGCTTACCGATAAATCTGATGTTTTCTCCTTCGGTGTCATGCTATTGGAACTAATAACTGGACGTCGCCCTGTGGATCTCTCCGGGGACATGGATGACAGCTTGGTAGACTGG GCTAGACCGTTATGTGCAAAAGCACTAGAAGATGGAAACTACGATGAGTTGGTTGATCCAGCTTTGGAGGGCAATTACGATCTCCAGGAGATGGCATGCATGGTAGCATGCGCTGGTGCATCAGTTAGTCATTCAGCAAAGAGGAGGCCGAAAATGAGCCGg ATTGTACGAGCACTTGAAGGTGAAGTCTCCTTGGAAGAAGGGAGGAAAGCTGGCCTAATCTTCAGCTCCGCTTCCAGTTCTGATTATGACCATAGCTCATACAGTACAGATATGCGGAGGTTTAGGAGGACGGCATTAGACAGCAACGACTATGTAAGCAGCGAATTTGGTCACACGAGCGAATATGGGCTGAATCCTTCCTCTTCCAGCAGTGAAGAAATGAGTCAAATGACCAAGAGTCGGGCAGGGAGTCACAGACGTAGCCCTTGA
- the LOC133699432 gene encoding proline-rich receptor-like protein kinase PERK9, with amino-acid sequence MSSSAPEESPLSPPPSSAPPPSLQEPPPPPLESSPPPSTSPPPVEVSPSPPPPTEFTPPSDQSSPSPPPPENSDSSPPPPPSSSKENNSPPPPPTTKDNGSNIWSPPPPPSSSKSRNSPPPPRSLGQSGNSSPNNTPATSSGNGDEANLVPIIAGAVVGVGLLLLLALLVFLCTCRTKKKRSPHHDYYRDHSPAPKGTYHTMNESYVCGANPAHLILNDMILILIQAD; translated from the exons ATGTCTTCCTCCGCGCCTGAAGAATCTCCACTTTCTCCACCACCATCATCTGCACCACCTCCGTCATTACAAGAGCCACCGCCACCACCATTGGAGTCATCGCCACCTCCATCCACATCCCCACCCCCGGTAGAGGTCTCTCCATCACCACCACCGCCAACAGAGTTCACACCACCCTCTGATCAAAGCTCGccctcaccaccaccaccagaaAACTCGGAttcttcaccaccaccaccaccttcctCTTCTAAGGAAAATAACTCACCACCTCCTCCCCCAACAACAAAAGATAATGGTAGTAATATTTGGTCGCCTCCACCACCTCCATCATCATCCAAGTCTCGCAACTCGCCACCTCCACCACGATCTCTAGGACAATCAGGGAATTCGTCACCAAACAATACCCCTGCAACATCTTCAGGCAATGGGGATGAAGCTAACCTTGTACCAATTATAGCAGGAGCCGTGGTTGGAGTAGGGTTATTGTTGCTGCTTGCCCTGCTTGTATTTTTATGTACATGCAGAACGAAAAAGAAGAGATCGCCACATCATGATTACTACAGAGATCACTCCCCTGCACCCAAAGGTACATATCACACTATGAATGAAAGTTACGTCTG TGGTGCTAACCCTgctcatttgattttgaatgatATGATATTAATACTTATTCAAGCTGACTAA